In the genome of Halapricum salinum, one region contains:
- a CDS encoding NADH-quinone oxidoreductase subunit B produces the protein MSSEQTPPAGSTGGKSTQEARMGEGVDDRFNSRLREAFGTSPFILTKFDKFMNWVRGSSMFMLQFGIACCSIEMMHTYSVKHDLDRFHAGVPRASPRQADVIIVPGTIVSKFAPRMKRVYDQMPEPKFVIGMGSCTISGGPFQEGYNVVKGAEEVIPVDIHVPGCPPRPEALIYGVAKLQEQIAHGETAPVTVKPYELEEFGDLERDELVQHLADQIDEEDLVMRYNWTDSP, from the coding sequence ATGAGTAGTGAACAGACACCACCGGCCGGCAGTACAGGCGGGAAATCAACCCAGGAAGCGCGTATGGGCGAGGGCGTCGACGACCGATTCAACTCGCGGCTTCGCGAGGCGTTCGGCACGTCGCCGTTCATCCTCACGAAGTTCGACAAGTTCATGAACTGGGTCCGCGGCTCGTCGATGTTCATGCTGCAGTTCGGGATCGCCTGCTGCAGCATCGAGATGATGCACACCTACTCGGTCAAGCACGACCTCGACCGATTCCACGCTGGTGTGCCCCGCGCCTCACCGCGACAGGCGGACGTCATCATCGTCCCCGGGACGATCGTCTCGAAGTTCGCCCCGCGGATGAAGCGCGTCTACGACCAGATGCCCGAGCCCAAGTTCGTCATCGGCATGGGCTCGTGTACGATCTCCGGTGGCCCCTTTCAGGAAGGCTACAACGTCGTGAAGGGCGCAGAAGAGGTCATCCCGGTCGACATCCACGTCCCCGGTTGCCCGCCACGGCCCGAGGCGCTGATCTACGGGGTCGCCAAACTGCAGGAGCAGATCGCACACGGCGAGACCGCTCCCGTGACGGTCAAGCCCTACGAACTGGAGGAGTTCGGCGACCTCGAACGCGACGAACTCGTCCAGCACCTGGCCGATCAGATCGACGAAGAGGACCTCGTCATGCGGTACAACTGGACTGATTCGCCATGA
- a CDS encoding NADH-quinone oxidoreductase subunit A gives MSNPWIAIGALALVAVIIPVAMMVVSALLRPRVPELSKRATYESGEVPTGDTRIRFNIQYYMVALLFVVFDIETVLIFPWTVIYNDAVTEVGMMRALVPMLVFIGILVVGLGWAWRNGAVRWVRSPRAQRQKVER, from the coding sequence ATGAGCAATCCGTGGATAGCGATCGGCGCGCTGGCGCTCGTCGCGGTCATCATCCCAGTGGCGATGATGGTGGTCTCGGCGCTGTTACGCCCGCGCGTCCCCGAACTGAGTAAACGCGCCACGTACGAGAGCGGGGAGGTCCCGACGGGCGACACGCGCATTCGTTTCAACATCCAGTACTACATGGTCGCGCTGTTGTTCGTCGTCTTCGACATCGAAACTGTCCTCATCTTCCCCTGGACGGTCATCTACAACGACGCCGTGACGGAGGTCGGGATGATGCGAGCGCTGGTCCCGATGCTCGTGTTCATCGGCATCCTCGTCGTGGGCCTCGGCTGGGCGTGGCGAAACGGCGCCGTCCGCTGGGTGCGTAGCCCCCGGGCGCAACGCCAGAAGGTCGAACGGTAA
- a CDS encoding response regulator has product MQAEPADRAEASVRVLVVDDDPSVATLAGEYLDRAADVRDVVVETDPRAALETVESDCELDAVVCDFKMPTLDGLELCQKIKHQQPELPFVLFTGSAKYKLADRPGVEDVDALVIKDGERGRYRRLVEEVLAVATSA; this is encoded by the coding sequence ATGCAAGCCGAACCGGCTGACCGGGCAGAAGCGAGCGTTCGAGTGCTCGTCGTCGACGACGATCCGTCGGTGGCGACGTTGGCTGGCGAGTACCTCGACCGGGCGGCCGACGTCCGCGACGTGGTCGTCGAGACCGATCCGCGAGCGGCGCTGGAGACCGTCGAATCGGACTGCGAACTCGATGCGGTCGTCTGTGACTTCAAGATGCCGACGCTGGACGGTCTCGAACTGTGTCAGAAGATCAAACATCAGCAACCGGAGCTCCCATTCGTGCTCTTTACCGGCTCGGCGAAGTACAAACTCGCGGACCGCCCGGGTGTCGAAGACGTCGACGCGCTCGTGATCAAAGACGGCGAGCGGGGCCGTTACCGGCGTCTCGTCGAAGAAGTGCTCGCGGTCGCAACCAGTGCGTGA
- a CDS encoding response regulator transcription factor codes for MAPDDATVLIVDDEREVADVYALRLRDSYETETAYGGEDALAKIDDTVDVVLLDRRMPDISGDDVLEEIRDRGHSCRVIMITAVDPDFEILDMKFDDYLCKPVEKADLEQAIEQQLAARRYDERLSEYMNVTSKLALLEGEKTPERLADSDVESLRERAAELREELDDALESFDDIDTAFREIERTPG; via the coding sequence ATGGCTCCTGACGACGCGACCGTGTTGATCGTCGACGACGAACGGGAGGTCGCCGACGTCTATGCCCTTCGGTTGCGTGACAGCTACGAGACCGAGACTGCCTACGGTGGCGAGGACGCACTCGCGAAGATCGACGACACCGTCGACGTGGTTCTGCTGGATCGACGGATGCCGGACATCTCCGGCGACGACGTCCTCGAAGAGATCCGTGATCGAGGACACTCCTGCCGCGTCATCATGATCACTGCGGTCGACCCGGACTTCGAGATCCTCGACATGAAGTTCGACGATTACCTCTGCAAGCCCGTCGAAAAGGCGGATCTCGAACAGGCGATCGAACAGCAACTGGCCGCCCGACGGTACGACGAGCGGCTGTCAGAATACATGAACGTCACGTCGAAACTCGCCCTGCTGGAAGGGGAGAAGACCCCCGAACGGCTCGCAGACAGCGACGTCGAATCGCTCCGGGAGCGTGCCGCAGAACTGCGTGAAGAACTCGACGACGCACTGGAGTCGTTCGATGACATCGACACGGCCTTCAGAGAGATCGAGCGAACCCCTGGATAG
- a CDS encoding NAD(+)/NADH kinase: MKVGLVGQKDNPRARSLVETIGRHLRKIDVEVAVDEVTAGALDADQHRGYGPTGDRFGPETVSVEDLHGCDLVVSIGGDGTFLFAARGVGDTPIVGVNLGEVGFLNAIAPDDAIDAIESIVEERREAGEIATREMPRVRASGADWALQPALNEVVIQGPQRGHGNGIGVTVRVDGSLYTSGHADGVLVATPTGSTAYNLSEAGPLVHPSVSALVVTEMAAELEMPPLVVDNDSEVTVRVEDAEHATVVSDGRVAEEIEVPTQVTLQRAADPVRVAGPSLDFFTALGKLE, from the coding sequence ATGAAGGTTGGACTCGTCGGACAGAAGGACAACCCGCGTGCCAGATCACTCGTCGAGACGATCGGTCGGCACCTCCGGAAGATCGACGTCGAAGTCGCCGTCGACGAAGTGACCGCTGGTGCGCTGGACGCCGATCAACACCGCGGATACGGTCCGACCGGCGATCGGTTCGGACCGGAGACGGTCTCCGTCGAGGACCTCCACGGCTGTGATCTCGTCGTCAGTATCGGCGGTGACGGGACGTTCCTGTTCGCCGCTCGCGGCGTCGGAGACACACCGATCGTCGGCGTCAACCTCGGAGAAGTTGGCTTTCTCAACGCCATCGCTCCCGACGACGCGATCGACGCCATCGAATCCATCGTCGAAGAGCGTCGCGAAGCAGGAGAGATTGCCACCCGGGAGATGCCACGGGTCCGGGCCTCCGGTGCCGACTGGGCGCTCCAACCAGCGCTCAACGAGGTTGTCATTCAGGGGCCACAGCGAGGCCACGGCAACGGGATCGGCGTTACGGTACGTGTCGACGGATCACTGTACACCAGCGGCCATGCCGACGGCGTCCTCGTTGCGACCCCGACCGGCAGTACCGCCTACAACCTCAGCGAAGCGGGGCCACTGGTCCATCCGTCGGTTTCGGCGTTAGTCGTCACGGAGATGGCAGCCGAACTCGAGATGCCACCGCTCGTCGTCGACAACGACAGCGAGGTGACCGTCCGCGTCGAAGACGCCGAGCACGCGACAGTCGTCAGCGACGGCCGCGTCGCCGAAGAGATCGAGGTACCGACGCAGGTGACACTGCAGCGGGCGGCGGATCCAGTCAGAGTCGCGGGCCCTTCGCTGGACTTCTTCACCGCGCTCGGAAAACTGGAATAG